The nucleotide sequence TGCTCAAGTGTTTGATTGCCACGACGTGGGATATCTTTTAAATTATATCGTTCGTGTGTAATGACTAAATTAAGAACGCACCTTTATTCTATATATGTGGTCTGGTGGTGTGGCAACTTCTATGTTTTTCATTTGGACGACATGAATCTTGTAATTTGTAAAAATACATCTATGCTGCCGATGCATAGAATCCAAAAATTATCTGTACTGGTACTTATTATGCTGATGTAAGATTCAGTACCATTATTATGGATCATTTTTCTGCTTTATTATCTATGAAAGATTCAAGTACCATTATTATGCAAGATTCAGTACCATTATTATGGATCATTTTTGTTGTAATTTGAGTATACCTATGGTTTTTAATTTCTATGACATAtcttcaactttttttttttgcgaagacACATCTTCAACTTTCTTTGTCATGTAACAGAAAATTTAAAGTGCAATGCTATCATCGCCAGAAGCTCAGAACCTCGTTTCAAGTATAGACAGTCAAGTTGTCCAATGATGACAATGACATGTCACTATGTCAGAGGCTGAGCAGCTGGTTTCTTTCACGAATATGGGCCGGGTGCGAATAATTAATTGTGCTGTTTTTCGTGATGGAATCTAATCTTGCCAGAATCGGTTGTCAGTTGGAATGTCGTTTGCACTCATTAATTGGTTTACAGGATTTCTGTAGATTGCAAGAGTTGCGTGGTTGCATTATCTTCAGCTTGTGCAGTTGTGTGGTTGCATTATCTTCAGCTTGTGCAGGAGTTTAGTGGCTGAACAGGGCCATGCATGTGCTTGTCCATCAGGCCATATCGCTAAGATTCATTATTGGTGGTTCATATGGGCCGAAGCACTTTGCTTTTGCATCACACTACTACATGATGAGAATGGTACAAAGAGTTGCTTACCAGTCAATTATTCTGTCGCAGGATTGTATTTCTGCAATGCAATGGCTATTTTTTGGACGTCTACTATGCTTCCCTTTTTTGCAGGTATAAGCTATAATGGTTAGTATTTGACATGCTTGATTACTGATTTGGTGTGCTAATGGGGCCAATAATGTTTTCCTTGACGTAAAAAAGAATTTTTTTGGATATTATTGCGGTAAAAAATGCCTTTGAATTTTCTAGTAAGCGCCATTCAATTTAGTGTGGAATATGACAACTAGCTAGCTTCAGAACCTTCGCCGTTGCAATTTGACGAAGAACGACAAAAAGGTCTGATCAGATTATTGAGTAGTACTTTACACCAACTCATGTTATTAGCAAGTGGTTCCCAACACGAGACGATCATCAGCATTCAAGTTGGTTGGTAAATTATTCAATACCAGTTCCGCCAACTCGTTGCTTACCGTGTTGCACAAAaagttgatgaactaatttaattTTTATGATCGAAAAGAGAGAGAACTTCGTGTACAATGAATATGGCTAGCTGTTAGAAGCACTATCAAACATTTAGCTGCCGTATACTCAATCCTTTAACAACAGTGTTAGCTAGtattatttttacaaatatcaactgTCAGGCGCTGGATGGAGCCAATCAGCTGCCAATTAAGCTGCCATTGATTAGCGGTTGGCTGATGGCAGAGCAGCTGTTATACCACCCGGCTGCCCGGTCGCCGTCGCTAACCTGTCCGCGCCATTCCGGCGGCACCACCACCGGCCCACCGCGATGGGCCGCGACTGCGACCGCGGCCGCGGCCTGGCCATCAAAAAGACAAAACTGCCCTCCACCAAGACGGTCCTGTCCTTACCAAACGCGCGTGAGACGGGTGGAGAGGCGGCCCAGCCCGAGCAGCCCGGCCCGGCCCCGCGGGCGCGGCAGGAGGTCGGACCGGCACAGCGGGCACGTCGCCCGGCCTAGGTCGATCCAGCGGTCGATGCAGGCCCGGTGGAAGGCGTGCGCGCAGTTGCCCAGCCGCCGCACCTCGTCCGTCGCCTCCAGCGTCTCCAGGCACACGATGCAAGCCGGCGCGTCCTCGCCGCCGCCTTCGTTGTCGCCGCACTGGCACGCCGCGTGGGTGCCGGtcggggacgacgacgacggctgcTGCTCGGCCAGGAGCTGGGCGTACTCCACGGCGGGGAGCCGGCTCTTCACCTCCTCGGGCTGGTGGTGGGCGTCCGCCGCCGAGCCGCGCGCGGCGGCGTCGTGCGGGAAGCGGCACAGCCCCACGACGGCGAGCATCAGCAGGACGGCGTCCCTGATGGCGCTGAGCAGCTTGCAGAAGACGATGACCGGCTTGGGGATGGGGAGGCAGTAGCACACCAGCGGGAACCCCATGATCGATCGAGTTGGACCGACCGGCCGAATGAATGAAGCAGAGAGCTCGCTCTTCTCCGGCCGAGACCAAAGGCAGAGAGAGTTGTTGTCTGGCACGAAAGCAGGGTGGTGGTCTCTTCTTTGTGGATAGACAGGCTCGCGGGACGCGGGACGAACCAACGAGCGACAAGGGCGGAGCGGAGAGGATATGGTGGACAAGTCACAGCGAGC is from Miscanthus floridulus cultivar M001 chromosome 7, ASM1932011v1, whole genome shotgun sequence and encodes:
- the LOC136464148 gene encoding brassinosteroid-responsive RING protein 1-like, which produces MGFPLVCYCLPIPKPVIVFCKLLSAIRDAVLLMLAVVGLCRFPHDAAARGSAADAHHQPEEVKSRLPAVEYAQLLAEQQPSSSSPTGTHAACQCGDNEGGGEDAPACIVCLETLEATDEVRRLGNCAHAFHRACIDRWIDLGRATCPLCRSDLLPRPRGRAGLLGLGRLSTRLTRVW